From the genome of Deinococcus sp. AJ005, one region includes:
- a CDS encoding LptA/OstA family protein: MKRIALMIGLLSLTALAQTASNPNRIVKIQGGARGNVRTGPLTYSGNPVKATVSTLKIEAAQATLAAPSGISLLDAEGKRTANFTGNVKVERGRLSASGSALAYSEATGQGVLSGSPSATFVPENKEDGDKVSINASQMSLDVDNNISTSTGNVGLTNGNQTGKADKLIFDEDKELAQMTGNPSLTRAAKGNQKELTITGQEVRALTKTKTLYVSGGVKLVQGTQTTTGNAVYYDDKKNVAYVVGNAVSVDSKSKVTVRAPASGYLEQRTDLARVRALNSAYKIPVEQFKLSGEK, encoded by the coding sequence ATGAAACGAATCGCCCTGATGATCGGCCTGCTGAGCCTGACCGCGCTGGCCCAGACTGCCTCCAACCCCAACCGTATCGTCAAGATTCAGGGCGGGGCGCGCGGCAATGTCCGCACCGGACCACTGACCTACAGTGGCAATCCGGTCAAAGCCACCGTCAGCACCCTCAAGATTGAGGCCGCACAGGCCACGCTGGCGGCCCCCAGCGGCATCTCGCTGCTGGACGCCGAGGGCAAACGCACCGCCAACTTCACCGGCAACGTGAAGGTGGAGCGTGGACGCTTGAGCGCGTCGGGCAGCGCCCTGGCCTACAGCGAGGCCACCGGGCAGGGCGTCCTGAGCGGCAGTCCCAGCGCCACCTTTGTGCCCGAGAACAAGGAAGACGGCGACAAGGTCAGCATCAACGCCTCGCAGATGAGCCTGGATGTGGACAACAACATCTCGACCAGCACGGGCAACGTCGGCCTGACCAACGGCAACCAGACCGGCAAGGCCGACAAACTGATCTTCGACGAGGACAAGGAACTGGCGCAGATGACCGGCAACCCCAGCCTGACGCGCGCCGCCAAGGGCAACCAGAAGGAACTGACCATCACGGGGCAGGAAGTCCGCGCGCTGACCAAGACCAAGACGCTGTACGTGTCGGGCGGCGTGAAACTGGTGCAGGGCACGCAGACCACCACGGGCAACGCGGTGTACTACGACGACAAGAAGAACGTGGCCTATGTGGTGGGCAACGCGGTCAGCGTGGACAGCAAGAGCAAGGTCACCGTGCGCGCCCCGGCCAGCGGCTACCTGGAACAGCGCACCGATCTGGCCCGTGTGCGCGCCCTGAACTCGGCGTACAAGATTCCAGTCGAACAGTTCAAGCTGAGCGGCGAGAAGTAA
- a CDS encoding DUF2334 domain-containing protein — MIGLLGLGTASLGMWAWAQASAPTAPASAGAAAPGANDSGTLFNGYRVSPPYRDRVAARPSQLWPAAKDVPEPQLKPPSGPLKTVRVFYSDPLPKSSAFRDGGSLHAILLANLLGQYDNVKVIRAPISQYKSGDAKNSLRTFYIGTVYDEKIPAEFMNEVKTGAPVTWMGYNIWKLGDITALGLQYKSLHTALTPGQIAGAYSAVTYKGRVYNKYPARQEISEVRADPALTQTLAVARSAVGDAIPYLVRSKNFYFVADNPFLYIQPTGRYLVMADSLKTMLGDSGTATCKKRAILRLEDLTSLRGPQGLKDTLDVIEKLKVPFAMTVIPESYYGGVAYPWKGNIQSLQQVYRAVKLGGVVIQHGTTHNYHGLRDPEGNSAEEWELWDKENNRALDKLGPVSTQARIRQGRATLLSLGLRPRLWTTPHYEAATELYPAINAIYPRVIERRMYAADGVRGGQFFPYPVRDVYGTLVLPENLGNIQKGYLSDSLLDAARANSALDCAYASFFVHPYLLESGHVGTDKLSKASLTALITSIQAQGYTFVDPLDITTRTLK, encoded by the coding sequence GTGATCGGCCTGCTGGGGCTGGGCACGGCGTCCCTCGGCATGTGGGCCTGGGCGCAGGCCAGCGCGCCGACGGCTCCTGCTTCTGCCGGGGCTGCAGCGCCGGGGGCCAACGACTCCGGTACGCTGTTTAACGGCTACCGCGTCAGCCCGCCGTACCGCGACCGGGTGGCAGCGCGGCCCAGCCAGTTGTGGCCCGCTGCCAAAGACGTGCCCGAGCCACAGCTCAAGCCGCCCAGCGGCCCCCTGAAAACCGTGCGGGTGTTCTACAGCGATCCCCTGCCCAAGAGCAGCGCTTTCCGGGACGGGGGCAGTCTACACGCCATTTTGCTGGCCAACCTGCTGGGCCAGTACGACAACGTGAAGGTCATTCGCGCCCCGATTTCGCAGTACAAATCCGGGGATGCAAAAAACAGCCTGCGGACCTTTTACATCGGCACGGTATACGACGAGAAGATCCCGGCAGAATTTATGAACGAGGTCAAAACGGGTGCGCCCGTCACCTGGATGGGCTACAACATCTGGAAACTGGGCGACATCACGGCGCTGGGCCTGCAATACAAGAGCCTGCACACCGCCCTGACGCCGGGCCAGATCGCCGGGGCCTATAGCGCCGTGACGTACAAGGGCCGCGTCTACAACAAGTACCCGGCCCGGCAGGAGATCAGCGAGGTCCGCGCCGATCCGGCCCTGACGCAGACGCTGGCGGTGGCCCGCAGCGCGGTGGGCGACGCGATTCCGTACCTGGTCCGCAGCAAGAACTTCTATTTCGTGGCCGACAACCCGTTCCTGTACATCCAGCCCACGGGGCGCTATCTGGTCATGGCCGACAGCCTCAAGACCATGCTGGGCGACAGTGGCACGGCCACCTGCAAGAAGCGGGCGATCCTGCGGCTGGAAGACCTGACCTCTCTGCGCGGGCCGCAGGGCCTGAAAGACACCCTAGACGTGATCGAGAAGCTGAAGGTGCCTTTTGCCATGACGGTGATCCCGGAAAGCTATTACGGCGGCGTGGCCTATCCCTGGAAGGGCAATATCCAGAGCCTGCAACAGGTCTACCGCGCGGTCAAGTTGGGCGGCGTGGTGATCCAGCACGGGACCACCCACAATTACCACGGCCTGCGTGACCCCGAGGGCAACAGCGCCGAGGAATGGGAGCTGTGGGACAAGGAGAACAACCGGGCGCTGGACAAACTGGGTCCGGTCAGCACCCAGGCGCGTATCCGCCAGGGCCGGGCGACGCTACTGTCGCTGGGACTGCGCCCCCGGCTGTGGACCACGCCGCATTATGAGGCTGCCACCGAATTGTACCCGGCCATCAATGCCATCTACCCGCGCGTGATCGAGCGCCGCATGTACGCCGCCGATGGTGTGCGTGGCGGCCAATTCTTTCCGTACCCGGTGCGCGACGTGTACGGCACGCTGGTGCTGCCCGAGAACCTGGGCAACATTCAGAAAGGTTACCTGAGCGATTCGCTGTTGGACGCCGCCAGGGCCAACAGCGCCCTGGACTGCGCCTACGCCAGTTTCTTCGTGCATCCGTATCTGCTGGAAAGCGGGCATGTGGGAACGGACAAGCTGAGCAAGGCCAGCCTGACGGCGCTGATCACCAGTATCCAGGCGCAGGGCTACACCTTCGTCGATCCGCTGGACATCACCACGCGCACGCTGAAATAA
- a CDS encoding DUF3105 domain-containing protein: protein MKRAFLPLLLLTLTACNDKSADLEGLQTFTYPAGDHRSGSLVYAENPPAGGAHNPLWQNCGVYAQPLYNEYAVHSMEHGAVWITYRPDLDAAGVAQLKTLVDGRPYTLLSPYNGMDTPVAASAWGAQLKVDKPDDARLKTFLDRYEQGPTTPERGAACTGGYSNVR from the coding sequence ATGAAGCGCGCCTTTCTTCCCCTTCTCCTCCTGACCCTGACGGCCTGCAACGACAAGAGTGCCGACCTGGAGGGCCTCCAGACCTTCACCTACCCGGCGGGCGATCACCGCAGCGGCTCCCTGGTCTACGCCGAGAACCCACCTGCCGGGGGCGCACACAACCCGCTGTGGCAAAACTGCGGCGTCTACGCCCAGCCGCTGTACAACGAATACGCCGTGCATAGCATGGAACACGGCGCGGTCTGGATCACCTACCGCCCTGATCTGGACGCGGCGGGGGTGGCGCAACTGAAAACCCTGGTGGATGGCCGCCCTTACACGCTGCTCAGCCCCTATAACGGCATGGACACGCCCGTGGCCGCCAGCGCCTGGGGCGCGCAGCTCAAGGTAGATAAACCCGACGACGCCCGCCTGAAGACCTTTCTGGACCGGTACGAGCAGGGACCCACCACCCCCGAGCGTGGCGCGGCCTGCACGGGCGGCTACAGCAACGTCAGGTAG
- a CDS encoding L-lactate dehydrogenase, with protein MKVGVVGAGLVGATAAYAMTLRDSCSEIVLVDQDESRARAEAQDIAHAAPISHGVRVSSGDYAALEGSKLVLIAAGANQKPGEGRTELLEKNAEIFRQVIPQVAVHAPGAVLLIATNPVDALTDLAVHLAPEHAVMGSGTVLDSARLRWLIAQHAGVDATNVHGYVLGEHGDSEVIAWSSATVAGLPVAEFMAARGLPWTPEIRAGIEAGTRDAAASIIGGKRATYYGIGAALARITERVLGDRRAVLTVSAPTPEYGVSLSIPRIVAAGGIEASVMPKLTEDEKAALERSAAVIRASVARLGL; from the coding sequence ATGAAAGTCGGTGTCGTTGGCGCGGGGCTGGTGGGCGCCACCGCCGCCTATGCCATGACCCTGCGCGATTCGTGCAGCGAGATCGTGCTGGTTGATCAGGATGAGAGCCGGGCGCGGGCCGAGGCCCAGGACATCGCCCACGCCGCGCCGATCAGCCACGGGGTCCGGGTCAGCAGTGGCGATTACGCGGCGCTGGAGGGCAGCAAGCTGGTGCTGATTGCTGCCGGAGCCAACCAGAAACCCGGCGAGGGCCGCACCGAGCTACTGGAGAAGAATGCCGAAATCTTCCGGCAGGTCATCCCACAGGTGGCTGTACATGCCCCCGGCGCAGTGCTGTTGATCGCCACCAATCCCGTGGACGCGCTGACCGATCTGGCCGTGCATCTGGCCCCCGAACATGCGGTGATGGGATCTGGCACGGTGCTGGACAGCGCCCGCCTGCGCTGGCTGATCGCGCAGCATGCCGGAGTCGACGCCACGAATGTCCACGGCTATGTGCTGGGTGAACACGGCGACAGCGAGGTCATCGCCTGGAGCAGCGCCACTGTGGCCGGGCTGCCGGTGGCCGAATTCATGGCCGCGCGTGGCCTGCCCTGGACTCCCGAGATTCGCGCCGGAATCGAGGCCGGAACGCGTGACGCCGCCGCCAGCATTATCGGCGGCAAGCGGGCCACCTATTACGGCATCGGCGCGGCGCTGGCGCGGATTACCGAACGGGTACTGGGGGACCGCCGCGCCGTGCTGACCGTCAGCGCGCCCACCCCCGAATACGGCGTCAGCCTCAGCATTCCGCGCATCGTGGCGGCGGGTGGCATCGAGGCCAGCGTGATGCCGAAGCTGACTGAAGACGAAAAAGCCGCACTGGAACGCAGTGCGGCGGTAATCAGGGCGTCCGTGGCAAGGTTGGGTTTGTAG
- a CDS encoding PadR family transcriptional regulator: MNTREKLRLLILAVLERQPEHGYAIAQAIKARSEGLLNAREGTLYPALHALEAEGLVDSQEHDVGGRMRREYRLTEKGGGALAKSRRAWAEQVRAVSAVIGGEI; this comes from the coding sequence ATGAATACCCGCGAAAAACTGCGCCTGTTAATCCTGGCGGTGCTGGAGCGGCAGCCGGAACACGGCTACGCCATCGCGCAGGCGATCAAGGCGCGCAGTGAGGGGCTGCTCAATGCCCGCGAAGGCACGCTGTACCCCGCCCTGCACGCGCTGGAGGCTGAGGGTCTGGTGGACAGCCAGGAACATGACGTTGGTGGGCGGATGCGCCGCGAGTACCGCCTGACTGAGAAGGGTGGCGGGGCGCTGGCAAAATCGCGCCGGGCGTGGGCAGAGCAGGTACGCGCGGTGAGCGCAGTGATTGGAGGCGAGATATGA
- a CDS encoding universal stress protein, with the protein MTSTGFAKIAVGVDFSPSSQNALALARARFPGAQIRLLHVTDARVTTSPDLMGGVTPAVFDAGLLNSLEDADARRLASIMQDGEETEQLVGDPVTGIVEAAARWGADLIVVGTHSQGALEHFFIGSSAEKIVGRSHLPVLTVRLPDRRS; encoded by the coding sequence ATGACATCGACTGGTTTTGCCAAGATCGCCGTGGGCGTGGATTTCTCGCCTTCCAGCCAGAACGCGCTGGCGCTGGCCCGCGCCCGTTTTCCGGGCGCGCAGATTCGGCTGTTGCACGTCACGGACGCTCGTGTGACCACCTCGCCGGACCTGATGGGCGGCGTGACCCCCGCCGTGTTCGATGCCGGGCTTCTCAACTCTCTGGAAGATGCCGATGCCAGGCGGTTGGCCTCGATCATGCAGGACGGCGAGGAAACCGAGCAACTGGTGGGCGATCCGGTCACGGGCATCGTAGAAGCTGCCGCCCGCTGGGGCGCGGACCTGATCGTGGTGGGCACGCACTCGCAGGGCGCGCTGGAACATTTTTTCATTGGCAGCAGCGCCGAGAAGATCGTGGGCCGCAGTCACCTGCCAGTGCTGACCGTGCGCCTGCCGGACCGCCGCTCTTGA
- a CDS encoding TatD family hydrolase translates to MIDTHCHLDYLDDPATARGELGLNVMVCIGASPEHARKAVALAEQFPDVYATVGLHPTDTDEDNSEARQELETLALHPRVVGIGESGLDDYWDDTKRAAQLSAFEWQLDLARRVGKPLVIHTRDKQGEDSAHRGVIDVLSQWPDVPVILHCFSGHPELLRFGLERGEHTFFGFAGNTTYKNAHEIHAAARTLPLERMLLETDAPFLAPVPKRGKPNRPGYVRHTLDFIAGLREMPAATLERMTDANARRVYGLGADTPNTPH, encoded by the coding sequence ATGATCGACACCCATTGCCATCTCGATTACCTGGACGATCCGGCCACTGCACGCGGCGAGTTGGGCCTGAACGTCATGGTCTGCATCGGCGCGAGTCCTGAACATGCCCGCAAGGCCGTCGCTTTGGCCGAACAGTTCCCAGACGTGTACGCCACCGTCGGCCTGCATCCCACCGACACCGACGAGGACAATTCAGAGGCGCGGCAGGAGTTGGAGACGTTGGCGCTGCACCCCCGCGTGGTGGGTATCGGCGAGAGCGGGCTGGACGACTACTGGGACGACACCAAGCGGGCCGCGCAGCTCAGCGCCTTCGAGTGGCAACTGGACCTCGCGCGGCGGGTGGGCAAGCCGCTGGTGATCCACACCCGCGACAAACAGGGAGAGGACAGCGCCCACCGTGGTGTGATCGACGTGTTGAGCCAGTGGCCGGACGTGCCCGTGATCCTGCACTGCTTCAGCGGTCACCCGGAGCTGCTGCGCTTTGGCCTGGAGCGCGGCGAACACACCTTTTTCGGCTTCGCGGGCAACACGACGTACAAGAACGCCCACGAGATTCACGCCGCCGCCCGCACCCTTCCCCTGGAACGCATGCTGCTGGAAACCGACGCTCCCTTTCTGGCCCCGGTGCCCAAGCGCGGCAAGCCCAACCGCCCCGGCTACGTGCGCCACACGCTGGATTTCATCGCCGGGCTGCGCGAGATGCCCGCTGCCACGCTGGAGCGCATGACGGATGCCAACGCGCGGCGGGTGTATGGGCTGGGTGCGGATACCCCCAATACCCCCCATTGA
- a CDS encoding LptA/OstA family protein translates to MAVTLALTAGAALPVWVLAQDTSPATPTPAVPPAQTQPSVPAADPTSPDQTASPETDTPGAENASLDLVRKSDKDGKERRIRIVRTGTSDDTGIFAVCSPQEDDPEDAPNLAVFSETGPGGVRITIDKNVIRVPLAVVTQQQPKDGQDGSDGRVDASAGTARFLETVPTDAKDRLTRCGVEASPKPAPDTVFVTQGKTELQGQKLVYDETDGIARINGPVTFKRANEKDPLTGSSERIEVNVDDEKTTLVGNVVLNSEGGRVSKAGRVEYDDAANLARLIGTPEQPAVSIKGGDTLRAGTILYDLDKNEVYAVKSEGGTITGEFVEEGDATNSAPAATPDTATPGTRPLPPRNPSEDPNGSPLGPTNPTLPRTP, encoded by the coding sequence GTGGCAGTCACGCTGGCATTGACTGCGGGCGCAGCGCTGCCCGTGTGGGTGCTGGCACAGGACACGTCGCCAGCAACTCCGACACCCGCCGTGCCTCCCGCCCAGACGCAGCCCTCTGTACCTGCCGCCGATCCCACCTCTCCTGACCAGACCGCCTCCCCTGAGACCGACACGCCGGGCGCGGAAAACGCCAGCCTGGATCTGGTCCGCAAGAGCGACAAGGACGGCAAGGAACGCCGTATCCGCATCGTGCGGACGGGCACCAGCGACGACACTGGCATCTTTGCCGTGTGCAGCCCGCAAGAGGATGACCCGGAAGACGCGCCCAATCTGGCGGTCTTCAGTGAAACTGGGCCGGGAGGCGTGCGGATCACCATCGACAAGAACGTGATCCGCGTGCCGCTGGCGGTGGTCACGCAGCAGCAGCCCAAAGACGGCCAGGACGGCAGCGACGGACGGGTGGACGCCAGCGCCGGGACCGCCCGTTTTCTGGAAACCGTTCCCACCGATGCCAAGGATCGCCTGACCCGTTGCGGTGTGGAAGCCAGTCCCAAACCCGCCCCCGATACCGTCTTTGTCACGCAGGGCAAGACCGAGTTGCAGGGCCAGAAACTGGTCTACGACGAGACAGACGGCATCGCCCGCATCAACGGCCCGGTGACCTTCAAGCGGGCCAACGAGAAAGACCCGCTGACCGGCAGCAGCGAGCGCATCGAGGTCAACGTGGACGACGAGAAGACCACGCTGGTGGGCAACGTGGTCCTGAACAGCGAGGGCGGGCGGGTCAGCAAGGCCGGGCGGGTGGAGTACGACGACGCCGCGAATCTGGCCCGCCTGATCGGCACGCCGGAGCAGCCTGCCGTGAGCATCAAGGGCGGCGACACCCTGCGCGCCGGAACAATCCTGTATGACCTGGACAAAAACGAAGTCTACGCGGTGAAATCCGAGGGCGGCACCATCACCGGGGAATTTGTGGAAGAGGGAGATGCGACGAATTCAGCGCCAGCGGCGACGCCTGATACGGCAACTCCCGGCACCCGTCCGCTCCCTCCGCGCAATCCATCGGAAGACCCCAACGGCTCGCCGCTCGGTCCTACAAACCCAACCTTGCCACGGACGCCCTGA
- a CDS encoding YqhA family protein produces the protein MRGVTTTSKRGRPVAPPSTRQQRQTDVFSAAIGRTRYVVLIAVVAVLLVSFSLFLQGTVLALSTLYNSWHDTIFNGIESQRGTLAIDFLEIVSTMLKAVVFYLIGVGLYSLFISPLNLTSALGVESLADLEQKIISVIIVILGVTFLEHFVRWKDPVETLYFAGSFALVGGALVFFQRVHSGQGSDLQQPEAKLRARRELFEHDDEQRHIEEEDVKRAEEATEGKAEGKVEADAGAES, from the coding sequence ATGAGAGGCGTGACCACCACCTCCAAGAGGGGGCGACCCGTCGCTCCCCCCAGCACCAGACAGCAACGCCAGACCGATGTGTTTTCCGCCGCCATCGGACGCACGCGCTACGTCGTATTGATCGCCGTCGTGGCGGTGCTGCTGGTGTCGTTCAGCCTGTTCCTCCAGGGCACGGTGCTGGCCCTGTCCACCCTCTACAACTCCTGGCACGACACCATCTTCAACGGCATCGAGAGCCAGCGCGGCACCCTGGCCATCGACTTTCTAGAAATCGTCTCCACCATGCTCAAGGCGGTGGTGTTCTACCTGATCGGCGTGGGGCTGTACTCGCTGTTCATCTCGCCGCTGAACCTGACCAGCGCGCTGGGGGTGGAAAGTCTGGCCGATCTGGAACAGAAGATCATCTCGGTGATCATCGTCATTCTGGGCGTGACCTTTCTGGAGCATTTCGTGCGCTGGAAGGACCCGGTAGAAACCCTGTACTTCGCCGGATCGTTTGCACTGGTCGGCGGCGCACTGGTCTTTTTTCAGAGGGTTCACAGCGGCCAGGGCAGCGATCTGCAACAGCCTGAGGCCAAACTGCGCGCCCGCCGAGAACTGTTCGAGCATGACGACGAGCAGCGCCACATTGAGGAAGAGGACGTGAAACGCGCCGAGGAAGCTACCGAAGGCAAGGCCGAGGGGAAAGTGGAGGCCGACGCTGGGGCAGAGAGCTAA
- a CDS encoding APH(3') family aminoglycoside O-phosphotransferase translates to MPAEAHETLILPPPLRRVLPAARWERVNVGESGAGVWKSQKFVVKVQARGGVRFATSLQQERERLRWLAGRVPVPRVVGYEVEDGLEYLALTRVPGLDASHADVLFHPDRLVNLLARALRELHALPLRECPFNMSLSVILPHVRERVAAGVVDESDFDGEREGRTAISVFNELARTRPEKEDLVVTHGDACLPNFIVNGEFIEGLIDVGRAGIADRHADLALTHRSLGRNLSAEAAEGFLDLYGRGFVDPQKLAYYRLLDELF, encoded by the coding sequence GTGCCCGCTGAAGCTCACGAAACCTTGATCCTGCCGCCTCCACTGCGCCGCGTGCTGCCCGCCGCCCGCTGGGAGCGCGTGAACGTGGGCGAGAGCGGCGCGGGCGTGTGGAAGTCGCAGAAATTTGTGGTCAAGGTGCAGGCGCGCGGCGGCGTGCGATTCGCCACCTCGCTGCAACAGGAGCGCGAGCGCCTGCGCTGGCTGGCCGGGCGCGTCCCGGTGCCGCGCGTGGTTGGATACGAGGTAGAGGACGGCCTGGAATACCTCGCTCTGACCCGCGTGCCCGGCCTGGACGCCTCGCACGCGGATGTGCTGTTTCACCCGGACCGGCTGGTGAATCTGCTGGCCCGCGCCCTGCGCGAGTTGCACGCCCTGCCGCTGCGCGAGTGCCCCTTCAACATGTCCCTGAGCGTGATCCTGCCCCACGTCCGCGAACGGGTGGCGGCGGGTGTGGTGGACGAATCGGATTTCGACGGCGAACGCGAGGGACGCACCGCGATCAGCGTCTTCAACGAACTGGCCCGCACCCGCCCCGAAAAGGAAGATCTGGTGGTCACGCACGGCGACGCCTGCCTGCCCAACTTCATCGTCAACGGTGAATTCATCGAGGGCCTGATCGACGTGGGCCGCGCCGGAATCGCGGACCGCCACGCCGATCTGGCCCTGACCCACCGCAGCCTGGGTCGCAACCTCAGTGCCGAAGCTGCCGAGGGCTTCCTCGATCTGTATGGGCGCGGGTTCGTCGATCCGCAGAAGCTGGCGTATTACCGCCTGCTGGATGAGCTGTTCTAA
- a CDS encoding MBL fold metallo-hydrolase RNA specificity domain-containing protein, which translates to MRLQSFGAACTVTGSMHLLTLDGGRRILIDCGLFQGGGDMEARNHETYPFDPAELNAVILTHAHLDHVGRLPLLVNRGYRGPVYCTPPTAALAETVLLDSARLQVEGYRQDLRRARRQDREHEVLPPLYDEEDVHRTLALLRPVLEFGQHTDVAGLRVTPQRAGHILGSAYLLLECADGRLIMSGDLGNRASGLQLDFTPPPQADAVVLETTYANRSHRAWPETLAEFSAALRVSVRAGGKILIPSFAIERSQTILHALKKLMDSGEVPRIPVFLDSPMAARATRAYFGFGDELVPEVRDALRAGEDPFAPSTLHEVLTGDESQRINRYDGPAIILAGNGMMTGGRIQHHLRHHLWKPGTSLIIVSYQSPSSLGGQIVAGADTVQIMGEDIAVRAQIHTIGGFSAHADQDDLLAFLETAGNPHVWLVHGEVPVMDAFLPRLAARGLKGDIVPDRQEVELLGNGFSGGRPPGLALDPLATGVKMEAGE; encoded by the coding sequence ATGCGACTCCAGAGTTTCGGCGCGGCCTGTACGGTGACGGGCAGCATGCACCTGCTGACGCTGGACGGCGGACGGCGAATATTGATCGACTGCGGGCTGTTCCAGGGCGGCGGCGACATGGAAGCCCGCAACCACGAAACCTATCCCTTTGACCCGGCGGAGCTGAACGCGGTGATCCTGACCCACGCGCATCTGGACCATGTGGGCCGCCTGCCGCTGCTGGTAAACCGAGGCTACCGGGGGCCGGTGTACTGCACGCCGCCCACCGCCGCACTGGCAGAAACCGTGCTGCTGGACTCGGCACGCCTTCAGGTGGAGGGCTACCGCCAGGACCTGCGCCGCGCCCGCCGCCAGGACCGCGAACATGAAGTTCTGCCCCCGCTGTACGACGAGGAGGACGTTCACCGCACCCTGGCCCTGCTGCGCCCGGTGCTGGAATTTGGGCAGCACACAGACGTGGCGGGCCTGCGCGTGACGCCTCAGCGGGCCGGGCACATCCTGGGCAGCGCGTACCTGCTGCTGGAGTGCGCGGACGGGCGGCTGATCATGAGCGGCGATCTGGGCAACCGCGCGAGTGGCCTGCAACTGGATTTCACGCCCCCACCCCAGGCCGACGCCGTGGTGCTGGAAACCACCTATGCCAACCGCAGCCACCGCGCATGGCCCGAAACCCTGGCCGAGTTCAGCGCCGCCTTGCGCGTCAGCGTGCGCGCGGGCGGCAAAATTCTGATCCCCAGCTTTGCCATCGAGCGCTCGCAGACCATCCTGCATGCCCTCAAGAAACTGATGGATTCCGGCGAGGTGCCGCGCATTCCGGTGTTTCTGGATTCCCCGATGGCCGCCCGCGCCACCCGCGCGTATTTCGGGTTCGGGGATGAACTGGTGCCCGAGGTCCGGGACGCCCTGCGCGCAGGCGAGGACCCCTTCGCGCCCAGCACGCTACACGAGGTCCTGACCGGCGACGAGTCGCAACGCATCAACCGCTACGACGGCCCGGCGATCATCCTGGCGGGCAACGGCATGATGACCGGCGGGCGCATCCAGCACCACCTGCGCCACCACCTGTGGAAGCCGGGGACCAGCCTGATCATCGTGTCCTACCAGTCGCCCAGCAGCCTGGGCGGGCAGATCGTGGCCGGGGCCGACACCGTACAGATCATGGGCGAGGACATCGCCGTGCGGGCGCAGATCCACACCATCGGCGGCTTTTCCGCCCACGCCGATCAGGACGATCTGCTGGCCTTTCTGGAGACTGCCGGAAACCCCCATGTCTGGCTGGTTCACGGCGAGGTGCCGGTGATGGACGCCTTCCTGCCCAGGCTGGCAGCCCGTGGCCTGAAAGGCGACATCGTGCCGGACCGTCAGGAGGTGGAGTTGCTGGGGAACGGCTTCAGCGGCGGGCGTCCGCCGGGGCTGGCACTGGACCCGCTGGCAACGGGCGTGAAGATGGAGGCGGGCGAATAA